The segment GATATCCTGCCATCGGCTTTCCCGTCCCACTCATTAATGAATGCTTTGCCTTTCTTCAGCTCAGTCTTGCCTTTTTCTTCATCCCATAGCTCGATCATACCATAGGACAGGGCAGCACGAAGGCCTGAACCTTCAACCACCTTTCCAACCTCTTCCATGAAGAAGTACATATCAGCAAACGCAATGGTCCCGCTTTTGACCATTTCAAGGCATGCAAGACGAGTTCCTGCATAAACATCAGAAGCTGTCAGTTCAGCTTCTGCCGGCCAGATATGGTTCTCGAGCCAGTCAGAAAGAGCAAGATCATCAGCATACCCTCTGAAAAGTGTCATTCCTGCATGGGTGTGAGTGTTCACAAAACCAGGCATCACCACGCTGCCCTGCGCATCTATTACAGTATCAGCAGTCTCCTCTGTATTTTCACATACATCCGCGATCCTGCCATCTTCTATAACAACAACACCATTCCTGATGTTCTCCAACGAAGGATCCATCGTCAGAATATAACCGTTCTTTATTATGATATCAGCCATTATGACACCTGTAAATGTTATCGTAAGGACGTCTCGTCCTCCAATGCATTAAGATATTGATGCATTATCTTAAGCCTATCCTCTGCGACCTCTCTTGCAGCGGCAGTATTTAATCTGTTTATTATTTTAAAAGGTTTCATTTCCATATACTCAGCAAAGCCATCCAGAGGATCTTCTGCATATGCATTCTTTGAAGAGCTCTTCTCCACTCCGCTGGCATGCTTCAAACATCGTAATGCACCCATGGACATCACTGCCCTGAATATACCAATAGCACCAAGCGCGTCGATACGATCCGCATCCTGCAATATCCGACCTTCAAGAGATTCCGCTTTATGCCCACGGCTGAACCTGTGAGTCCTTATGCAGGATACCACGTGGTCGATCGTGGAACTATCCAAACCTTCACTAAAAAGAAAATCGCGGGCGATCTCTGAACTGTATTCAGCATGGTCGCCACCCTCCCGGTGCTCTCTGACAACACCCACATCATGAAGCAAAGATGCAAGCCTGATGACCTGAAGGTCACCGCCTTCCTTTGCCTGTATCTTCATACAAGTGGATTCCACACGTTCAATGTGTGACATCTCATGAGAACTCGGTTCATCGGCAAGCATGCCTGCAACAAATTCCCGAGTCCTGTCGATCAGATCCATGAGATACATCACGTATCTGAAAGTTCTTCAAGTTTTCTTATCATCTGCCGTACTGCATCAGAAAGTGTACAGGAATTGTCATATTCACTGACCATTTTTCGTAGTTCAGCCTCATCAAGCCCTTTCAGCTCAGAGGAGAGGACGATCATATTGTCCACAGCACGGACCACGTTATCCACAATGGTCACTGTGGCAGTACGGGATGTCCGTGATAGCGGATTAAGGTCGATCGTGATAACACTTTTACCCATACCC is part of the Methanococcoides orientis genome and harbors:
- a CDS encoding HD domain-containing protein, which encodes MDLIDRTREFVAGMLADEPSSHEMSHIERVESTCMKIQAKEGGDLQVIRLASLLHDVGVVREHREGGDHAEYSSEIARDFLFSEGLDSSTIDHVVSCIRTHRFSRGHKAESLEGRILQDADRIDALGAIGIFRAVMSMGALRCLKHASGVEKSSSKNAYAEDPLDGFAEYMEMKPFKIINRLNTAAAREVAEDRLKIMHQYLNALEDETSLR